The following are encoded in a window of Rhizobium sp. 11515TR genomic DNA:
- the mutS gene encoding DNA mismatch repair protein MutS has translation MMEQYIEIKANNPGSLLFYRMGDFYELFFEDAIDASRALGITLTKRGQHMGQDIPMCGVPVHAADDYLQKLIGLGFRVAVCEQVEDPAEAKKRGGKSVVRRDVVRLVTPGTITEEKLLSPSESNYLMALTRIRGGAEPQLALAWIDISTGVFRLAETETSRLLADILRIDPRELILPDTMFHDPELKPVFDILGRTAVPQPAVLFDSASAEGRITRYFGVSTLDGFGTFSRAELAAAAAAIAYVEKTQLAERPPLGLPERESGASTLFIDPATRANLELVRTLSGDRNGSLLKAIDRTVTGGGARLLAERLMSPLTDPTRINERLDSIGFLTEEPSLCSDLRSALKHVPDMPRALSRLALDRGGPRDLWAIRQGLAAAADLARLLGGALLPEELAAALAELKALPADLEAMLAAMLAEELPLLKRDGGFLREGANAELDEVRALRDQSRRVIAGLQLQYAEETGIKSLKIKHNNVLGYFIEVTASNAGPMTETSEAKARFIHRQTMANAMRFTTTELADLESRIANAADKALAIELEAFDRMVTAVVAAAEAIKTGARALSVIDVAAGLALLAEEQAYCRPVVDGSRMFAIEGGRHPVVEQALRRQAGGPFVANNCDLSPKADGKDGAIWLLTGPNMGGKSTFLRQNALIAILAQMGSFVPAASAHIGIVDRLFSRVGASDDLARGRSTFMVEMVETAAILNQATERSLVILDEIGRGTATFDGLSIAWAAVEHLHEANRCRGLFATHFHELTVLSEKLGRLSNATMRVKEWDGDVIFLHEVGPGAADRSYGIQVARLAGLPASVVARARDVLTRLEDADRKNPASQLIDDLPLFQVAVRREEAGGRREPSKVEERLKTLDLDDLTPRAALDVLYELKKTLTKSS, from the coding sequence ATGATGGAGCAATATATCGAGATCAAGGCGAACAATCCCGGTTCGCTGCTGTTCTATCGCATGGGCGACTTCTACGAACTGTTCTTCGAAGACGCCATCGATGCATCGCGTGCGCTCGGTATCACGCTGACGAAGCGCGGCCAGCATATGGGGCAGGATATCCCGATGTGCGGTGTGCCGGTTCACGCTGCCGATGATTATCTGCAGAAGCTGATCGGTCTCGGCTTCCGTGTCGCCGTCTGCGAGCAGGTGGAAGATCCGGCCGAAGCCAAGAAGCGCGGCGGCAAATCGGTAGTACGGCGCGATGTCGTGCGTCTGGTGACGCCGGGCACGATCACCGAGGAAAAGCTGCTTTCGCCCTCGGAATCCAATTATCTCATGGCGCTCACCCGCATTCGCGGTGGCGCCGAGCCGCAGTTGGCGCTTGCCTGGATCGATATTTCGACAGGCGTCTTCCGTCTTGCAGAAACGGAGACGTCGCGGCTGCTCGCCGATATCCTGCGCATCGATCCGAGAGAACTGATCCTGCCGGATACGATGTTTCATGATCCGGAGCTGAAGCCGGTTTTCGATATCCTTGGCCGGACCGCTGTTCCGCAGCCGGCGGTGCTCTTCGACAGCGCCAGCGCTGAAGGGCGGATCACCCGTTACTTCGGGGTGTCGACGCTCGATGGTTTCGGCACGTTTAGCCGGGCGGAGCTTGCTGCCGCTGCCGCTGCCATAGCCTATGTCGAAAAGACCCAGCTTGCCGAGCGGCCTCCGCTGGGGCTGCCGGAGCGCGAAAGCGGCGCTTCCACACTTTTCATCGATCCCGCCACGCGTGCCAATCTGGAACTGGTTCGCACGCTTTCCGGCGACCGCAACGGCTCGCTATTGAAAGCGATCGACCGCACCGTGACCGGTGGCGGTGCCCGCCTTCTCGCCGAGCGGCTGATGTCGCCGCTGACCGATCCTACCCGCATCAATGAACGCCTGGATTCGATCGGTTTCCTGACCGAGGAGCCGTCGCTCTGCAGCGATCTGCGTTCGGCGTTGAAGCATGTGCCCGACATGCCGCGTGCCCTATCGCGCCTTGCGCTCGATCGTGGCGGCCCGCGCGATCTCTGGGCGATTCGGCAGGGGTTGGCCGCTGCCGCCGATCTTGCCCGACTTCTCGGTGGCGCCTTGCTGCCGGAGGAGCTTGCCGCTGCATTGGCCGAGCTGAAAGCTTTGCCAGCCGATCTTGAGGCGATGCTGGCTGCGATGCTTGCCGAAGAGCTGCCCCTGCTGAAACGGGACGGCGGTTTCCTGAGGGAGGGGGCGAATGCCGAGCTGGACGAAGTGCGGGCATTGCGCGACCAGTCGCGCCGCGTCATAGCCGGCCTGCAGCTGCAATACGCCGAAGAGACCGGCATCAAGTCTCTGAAGATCAAGCACAATAATGTGCTCGGCTATTTTATCGAGGTCACGGCCAGCAATGCCGGTCCCATGACGGAGACGAGCGAAGCCAAGGCGCGCTTCATTCATCGCCAGACCATGGCGAATGCCATGCGCTTCACCACAACAGAACTTGCCGATCTTGAAAGCCGCATCGCCAATGCTGCGGACAAGGCGCTGGCTATCGAACTCGAAGCCTTCGATCGCATGGTTACCGCCGTGGTGGCCGCTGCCGAGGCCATCAAGACCGGTGCCCGCGCGCTGTCGGTGATCGATGTCGCAGCCGGGCTTGCGCTGCTTGCCGAGGAGCAGGCCTATTGCCGGCCCGTCGTCGATGGCAGCCGGATGTTTGCTATCGAAGGCGGCCGTCACCCGGTCGTCGAGCAGGCGCTTCGCCGTCAGGCCGGCGGACCTTTCGTCGCCAACAATTGCGATCTTTCGCCGAAAGCCGACGGCAAGGATGGCGCCATCTGGCTGCTGACCGGCCCGAATATGGGCGGTAAATCGACCTTCCTACGTCAGAATGCTTTGATCGCCATTCTCGCGCAAATGGGTTCCTTCGTGCCCGCCGCTTCGGCCCATATCGGCATCGTCGACCGCCTCTTCTCGCGCGTCGGCGCTTCCGACGATCTGGCCCGTGGCCGCTCGACCTTCATGGTCGAGATGGTCGAGACGGCGGCGATCCTCAACCAGGCGACGGAACGTTCGCTTGTGATCCTCGACGAGATCGGTCGCGGCACTGCAACCTTTGACGGTCTTTCCATCGCCTGGGCAGCCGTCGAGCATCTGCATGAAGCCAACCGATGCCGCGGCCTTTTCGCCACCCATTTCCACGAGCTGACCGTGCTCTCGGAGAAGCTCGGGCGGCTTTCCAATGCCACCATGCGCGTCAAGGAATGGGATGGCGACGTCATCTTCCTGCATGAGGTCGGACCGGGAGCCGCCGATCGCTCCTACGGCATTCAAGTGGCACGTCTCGCCGGCCTGCCGGCTTCCGTGGTGGCGCGCGCCCGTGACGTCCTGACGCGGCTCGAAGATGCCGATCGCAAGAATCCGGCAAGCCAGCTCATCGATGACCTGCCTCTCTTCCAGGTGGCCGTCCGCCGGGAGGAGGCCGGTGGCCGGCGCGAGCCTTCCAAGGTCGAGGAACGGCTGAAAACCTTGGATCTGGACGATCTGACGCCGCGCGCCGCTCTGGACGTGCTCTATGAACTGAAGAAAACGCTTACCAAAAGCAGCTGA
- a CDS encoding [protein-PII] uridylyltransferase, with protein sequence MQTKRRARRQRAAVSEEKADRQSMETHHIDFLTILDVSALKAECEALAKRGLDKNEERSALLALLKKASQDGREEARRLLNADGSGLNCAHRISWLQDQIITVLYDFTVRHVYPKQAGAFSVTAVGGYGRDTLAPGSDIDLLFLFQPKPASETHKAVEFILYMLWDMGFKVGHATRTVEECIREAKSDMTVRTAILETRYICGNIALERELQTRFDKEIVTNTGPEFIAAKLAERDERHRKAGDTRYLVEPNVKEGKGGLRDLHTLFWISKYYYHVRDPAELVKLGVLSKQEYRLFEKAEDFLWAVRCHMHFLTGKAEERLSFDIQRDIAAALDYHARPGLSAVERFMKHYFLVAKDVGDLTRILCAALEDQQAKATPGLTGVISRFANRSRKIPGTVEFVEDRGRIALANPDVFKRDPVSLIRLFFVADINGLEFHPDALKRVTRSLSLIDNDLRENEEANRLFLSILTSKRDPALILRRMNEAGVLGRFIPEFGKIVSMMQFNMYHHYTVDEHLIRAVEVLSEIDKGKAEDIHPLTNKLMPNIEDRDALYVAVLLHDIAKGREEDHSEAGAAVARKLCPRFGLSPKQTELVVWLIAEHLTMSMVAQTRDLTDRKTIIDFADRVQSLDRLKMLLILTVCDIRAVGPGVWNGWKGQLLRTLYYETELLLSGGFSEVSRKERAEAAAGALEHALADWSQKERKAYVKLHYQPYLLSVPLEDQLRHTQFMRESDKAGKVLATMVRTDSFHAITEITVLSPDHPRLLTVIAGACAAAGANIADAQIFTTSDGRALDTIHVSREFPDDADELRRAGTIGKMIEDVLAGRKRLPEVIATRTKNRRKNKAFVIPPSVIITNSLSNKFTVIEVECLDRPGLLSEITAVLSDLSLDIQSARITTFGEKVIDTFYVADLVGQKISNENRRAYITARLKAVMAGEEDEMRERMPSGIIAPAATRGIAVEKSDTEKKAGSAA encoded by the coding sequence ATGCAGACGAAAAGACGGGCGCGCCGGCAACGGGCCGCGGTCAGCGAAGAGAAGGCCGATCGGCAGAGCATGGAAACGCATCATATCGATTTTTTGACCATTCTCGATGTATCCGCGCTGAAGGCGGAGTGCGAGGCCCTCGCCAAACGCGGCCTGGATAAGAATGAAGAGCGCTCCGCGCTGCTGGCGCTGTTGAAAAAGGCAAGCCAGGATGGGCGGGAAGAAGCGCGGCGATTGCTGAATGCCGACGGCAGCGGACTCAATTGCGCGCACCGTATTTCCTGGCTGCAGGACCAGATCATCACCGTCCTCTACGATTTCACCGTCCGTCACGTCTATCCGAAACAGGCAGGCGCCTTCTCCGTCACTGCCGTGGGCGGCTATGGCCGCGATACGCTGGCGCCTGGCTCCGATATCGACCTTCTCTTCCTCTTCCAGCCCAAGCCGGCGAGCGAGACGCACAAGGCGGTCGAATTCATTCTCTATATGCTTTGGGACATGGGCTTCAAAGTCGGCCATGCCACGCGCACGGTCGAGGAATGCATCCGCGAGGCCAAGTCTGATATGACGGTGCGCACCGCCATTCTCGAGACCCGCTATATCTGCGGCAACATCGCGCTGGAGCGCGAGCTGCAAACCCGTTTCGACAAGGAGATCGTCACCAATACCGGACCGGAATTCATCGCCGCCAAGCTCGCCGAGCGTGACGAGCGCCACCGCAAGGCGGGCGACACCCGTTATCTGGTCGAGCCCAACGTCAAGGAAGGCAAGGGTGGCCTGCGCGACCTGCACACGCTGTTCTGGATCTCGAAATATTACTATCACGTCCGCGATCCAGCCGAGCTGGTGAAGCTCGGCGTGCTCTCGAAACAGGAATACCGCCTCTTCGAAAAGGCCGAGGATTTCCTCTGGGCCGTGCGCTGCCACATGCATTTCCTGACCGGCAAGGCGGAAGAGCGGCTTTCCTTCGATATCCAGCGCGATATCGCTGCAGCCCTCGACTATCACGCCCGCCCGGGCCTTTCGGCCGTCGAGCGCTTTATGAAGCACTATTTCCTTGTCGCCAAGGATGTCGGCGATCTCACCCGCATCCTCTGCGCGGCACTTGAGGACCAGCAGGCAAAGGCTACCCCGGGGCTCACCGGCGTCATCAGCCGCTTTGCCAACCGCTCGCGCAAGATTCCCGGTACCGTCGAATTCGTCGAGGACCGCGGCCGTATCGCGCTTGCCAATCCCGATGTCTTCAAACGCGATCCGGTCAGTCTCATCCGGCTGTTCTTCGTTGCCGATATCAACGGGCTTGAATTCCATCCGGATGCATTGAAGCGCGTCACCCGCTCGCTGAGCCTGATCGACAACGATCTGCGCGAGAACGAGGAGGCGAACCGGCTCTTCCTCTCCATCCTCACCTCGAAGCGCGATCCCGCTCTGATCCTGCGCCGCATGAACGAGGCCGGCGTACTCGGGCGTTTCATTCCGGAATTCGGCAAGATTGTCTCGATGATGCAGTTCAACATGTATCACCACTATACGGTGGACGAGCATCTCATCCGTGCCGTCGAGGTGCTGTCGGAAATCGACAAGGGCAAGGCCGAGGATATTCATCCGCTCACCAACAAGCTGATGCCCAATATCGAGGATCGCGACGCGCTCTATGTCGCCGTCCTGTTGCACGATATCGCCAAGGGCCGCGAGGAGGACCATTCGGAAGCCGGCGCCGCAGTCGCACGCAAGCTCTGCCCGCGCTTCGGCCTTTCACCGAAGCAGACGGAGCTGGTGGTCTGGCTGATCGCCGAACACCTGACCATGTCGATGGTCGCCCAGACACGCGACTTGACCGACCGTAAGACGATCATCGATTTTGCCGACCGGGTGCAGTCGCTCGACCGGCTGAAGATGCTGCTGATCCTGACCGTCTGCGACATCCGCGCTGTCGGCCCTGGCGTCTGGAATGGCTGGAAGGGCCAGCTGCTGCGTACGCTCTACTACGAGACCGAGCTGCTGCTGTCAGGCGGGTTCTCCGAAGTCTCGCGCAAGGAACGCGCCGAGGCTGCCGCCGGAGCGCTGGAGCATGCACTTGCCGATTGGAGCCAGAAGGAGCGCAAGGCCTACGTCAAGCTGCACTATCAGCCCTACTTGCTGTCCGTGCCGCTGGAAGATCAGCTCCGCCATACGCAGTTCATGCGTGAATCCGACAAGGCGGGGAAGGTCCTCGCCACTATGGTGCGCACCGACAGCTTCCACGCCATCACCGAGATCACCGTGCTCTCGCCTGACCATCCGCGTCTTTTGACCGTGATCGCCGGCGCCTGCGCCGCTGCGGGCGCCAATATCGCCGATGCGCAGATCTTCACGACATCGGATGGCCGCGCGCTCGACACCATCCATGTCAGCCGCGAATTCCCCGATGATGCCGACGAATTGCGCCGCGCCGGCACCATCGGCAAGATGATCGAGGACGTGCTGGCCGGCCGCAAGCGGCTGCCGGAGGTCATCGCGACCCGGACGAAGAACCGCCGCAAGAACAAGGCTTTCGTCATCCCGCCGTCGGTCATCATCACCAACAGCCTCTCCAACAAGTTCACGGTCATCGAGGTCGAATGCCTCGACCGCCCCGGCCTGCTGTCGGAAATCACGGCCGTTCTTTCGGACCTGTCGCTCGATATCCAGTCTGCCCGCATCACCACCTTCGGCGAAAAGGTCATCGATACCTTCTATGTCGCCGACCTGGTGGGCCAGAAGATTTCCAACGAGAACAGGCGAGCCTATATCACCGCACGCCTGAAAGCCGTCATGGCCGGCGAGGAGGATGAAATGCGCGAACGCATGCCCTCCGGCATCATTGCACCCGCCGCCACGCGCGGCATCGCCGTCGAAAAGTCAGACACTGAGAAGAAAGCCGGTTCTGCCGCATGA
- the murJ gene encoding murein biosynthesis integral membrane protein MurJ produces the protein MSLVKKFITVGGATLGSRIFGFARETLMAAALGTGPMADVFYAAFRFPNLFRRLFAEGAFNAAFVPLFAKEIEANGIDGAKRFSEEVFGVLFSVLLLITIVMELAMPLLVRWVIAPGFADDAEKFDLTVRLAAVMFPYLMSMSLTAMMSGMLNSLHHFFAAAVAPIFLNLVMISALFYAIYFGADPLTTAWYLSWSVLVAGVLQLAVVYIGVRHAGISIGLRFPRFTPNVKRLLLLAIPAAITGGVTQINLVIGQAIASGKEGAIAALQYADRIYQLPLGVVGVAVGIVLLPELARSLKSGHIKEAANIQNRSIEFVLFLTLPAAVALWLLSDDIIRVLYERGAFNANNTTLVGSILAIFGLGLPAFVLIKALQPGFYAREDTKSPMRYTAIAVAVNSALSILLFPVLAERGIALAEAVAGWLNAVQLFVTLYRRGHLAWEWSLVRRTAMLLVSSAVMGGVIVYLSHRWEPLLGSGSTLLTKTGVLGLLIVIAMAVYFIVAFLIGGVDLGMVRRNLKRKRPAAAAPDAKAVNGE, from the coding sequence ATGAGCCTAGTCAAGAAATTCATCACGGTCGGCGGCGCGACGCTTGGCAGCCGCATCTTCGGCTTCGCCCGCGAAACGCTGATGGCCGCTGCCCTCGGCACCGGGCCAATGGCAGACGTCTTCTATGCCGCCTTCCGCTTTCCGAACCTCTTCCGCCGTCTGTTTGCCGAAGGCGCCTTTAACGCCGCCTTCGTTCCGCTCTTTGCCAAGGAAATCGAGGCGAATGGCATCGACGGCGCCAAGCGCTTTTCGGAAGAAGTGTTCGGCGTTCTCTTCTCGGTCCTGCTGCTGATCACCATCGTCATGGAACTGGCCATGCCACTCCTGGTGCGTTGGGTCATCGCGCCTGGTTTTGCCGACGATGCCGAGAAATTCGACTTGACGGTCCGGTTGGCGGCCGTGATGTTCCCCTATCTCATGTCGATGTCGCTGACGGCGATGATGAGCGGCATGCTGAATTCGCTGCATCATTTCTTCGCCGCGGCCGTGGCTCCGATCTTCCTAAACCTGGTGATGATCAGCGCGCTGTTCTACGCGATCTATTTTGGCGCCGATCCGCTGACCACCGCCTGGTATCTGTCCTGGTCGGTGCTGGTGGCGGGCGTGCTGCAGCTGGCTGTCGTCTATATCGGCGTGCGTCATGCCGGCATCAGTATCGGCCTGCGCTTTCCGCGCTTCACACCCAATGTCAAGCGGCTCCTGCTCCTTGCGATCCCTGCAGCCATCACCGGCGGCGTCACTCAGATCAATCTGGTGATCGGCCAGGCGATCGCCTCGGGCAAAGAAGGCGCGATCGCCGCCCTGCAATATGCAGACCGCATCTACCAGTTACCGCTCGGCGTCGTCGGCGTCGCGGTCGGAATCGTGCTTCTGCCGGAACTGGCCCGTTCGCTGAAGTCGGGCCATATCAAGGAAGCCGCCAATATCCAGAACCGCTCGATCGAATTCGTGCTGTTCCTGACCCTGCCGGCCGCCGTCGCCCTTTGGCTGCTCTCCGACGATATTATCCGCGTGCTTTACGAGCGCGGCGCCTTTAACGCGAACAATACAACGCTGGTCGGCTCCATCCTCGCCATCTTCGGCCTGGGCTTGCCGGCTTTCGTGCTGATCAAGGCCTTGCAGCCCGGCTTTTACGCTCGCGAAGATACGAAATCGCCGATGCGCTACACGGCGATCGCCGTCGCCGTCAATTCGGCGCTGTCCATCCTGCTTTTCCCGGTGCTGGCGGAACGCGGCATTGCGCTCGCTGAGGCGGTTGCCGGTTGGCTGAACGCTGTACAGCTCTTCGTTACACTCTATCGCCGCGGGCATCTCGCCTGGGAATGGTCGCTGGTGCGACGCACCGCCATGCTGCTCGTCTCCTCCGCCGTCATGGGTGGCGTCATCGTATATTTGTCTCATCGGTGGGAGCCGCTTCTGGGATCCGGCTCGACGCTGCTCACCAAGACCGGCGTCCTGGGCTTGCTCATAGTGATTGCGATGGCGGTGTATTTCATTGTCGCCTTCCTGATCGGCGGCGTGGATTTGGGTATGGTACGCCGCAATTTGAAGCGCAAGCGCCCGGCTGCAGCGGCGCCGGATGCGAAGGCGGTGAATGGGGAGTAA
- a CDS encoding VOC family protein has translation MPQSFFLVTLVIDDYDRAKTFYCDALGFECLADEVQPESKRWVVVRPKGGEGAALLLAQAASDSQRAAIGNQTGGRVGFFLKTDDFARDHAAMKAKGVRFLEEPRHEVYGTVAVFADPYGNTWDLIQHSS, from the coding sequence ATGCCCCAATCCTTCTTCCTCGTTACCCTTGTCATCGATGATTACGACCGTGCCAAGACCTTCTACTGCGATGCCCTTGGCTTCGAGTGCTTGGCTGACGAAGTGCAGCCGGAGAGCAAGCGCTGGGTCGTCGTCCGGCCGAAAGGCGGAGAAGGGGCAGCATTATTGCTCGCCCAGGCCGCTAGCGACAGCCAGCGTGCCGCGATCGGCAATCAGACCGGCGGTCGCGTCGGTTTCTTCCTCAAGACCGATGATTTCGCCCGCGATCATGCGGCGATGAAGGCAAAGGGCGTGCGTTTTCTGGAGGAGCCGCGTCACGAGGTTTATGGCACCGTGGCTGTCTTTGCCGATCCCTATGGCAACACCTGGGACCTGATCCAGCATTCTTCCTGA
- the trpS gene encoding tryptophan--tRNA ligase, protein MTEFKPLVFSGVQPTGNLHLGNYLGAIRKFVALQANNDCIYCVVDMHALTAQLVHEDMPNQTRSITAAFLAAGIDPEKHIVFNQSAVPGHAELAWIFNCVARIGWMNRMTQFKDKAGKDREQASLGLYAYPSLMAADILLYRATHVPVGDDQKQHLELTRDIAMKFNLDYMEHIRRTGYGIDVTVGDEPVHAYFPMVEPLIDGPAPRVMSLRDGTKKMSKSDASDLSRINLLDDEENISKKIRKAKTDPDGLPSEIAGLAGRPEADNLVGIYAALADKSKAEVLSEFGGQQFSVFKPALVDLAVHVLSPITMEMRRLMADPGHIDAVLRDGSARARARADVTMKQVRDIIGFLY, encoded by the coding sequence ATGACCGAATTCAAGCCGCTCGTATTCTCCGGCGTCCAGCCGACCGGCAACCTCCACCTCGGTAACTATCTCGGCGCAATCCGCAAGTTCGTGGCCCTGCAGGCCAATAACGACTGCATCTATTGCGTCGTCGACATGCATGCGCTGACGGCGCAGCTCGTCCACGAGGACATGCCGAACCAAACGCGTTCGATCACCGCGGCCTTTCTTGCCGCCGGCATCGATCCGGAAAAGCATATCGTCTTCAATCAGTCGGCCGTGCCGGGGCACGCCGAACTCGCCTGGATCTTCAACTGCGTCGCCCGCATCGGCTGGATGAACCGCATGACGCAGTTCAAGGACAAGGCCGGTAAGGACCGCGAGCAGGCCTCGCTCGGCCTCTATGCCTATCCGAGCCTGATGGCTGCCGACATTCTGCTTTACCGCGCCACGCATGTTCCGGTTGGCGACGATCAGAAGCAGCATCTGGAACTGACCCGCGACATCGCCATGAAGTTCAATCTGGACTACATGGAGCATATCCGCCGTACCGGCTACGGCATCGACGTCACCGTGGGCGACGAGCCGGTGCATGCCTATTTCCCGATGGTCGAGCCGCTGATCGACGGCCCCGCGCCGCGCGTCATGTCGCTGCGTGACGGCACAAAGAAAATGTCGAAATCCGACGCCTCGGACCTCTCGCGCATCAACCTGCTCGACGACGAGGAAAACATTTCCAAGAAGATCCGCAAGGCCAAGACCGATCCGGATGGCTTGCCAAGCGAAATCGCCGGTCTTGCCGGCCGTCCCGAGGCCGACAATCTGGTGGGCATCTATGCGGCCCTTGCCGACAAATCGAAGGCCGAGGTTCTCTCCGAATTCGGCGGCCAGCAGTTCTCGGTCTTTAAGCCGGCACTCGTCGATCTCGCCGTGCATGTGCTCTCGCCGATCACGATGGAAATGCGCCGCCTGATGGCCGATCCCGGCCATATCGACGCCGTTCTGCGCGATGGCAGCGCCCGCGCCCGTGCCCGCGCCGATGTTACAATGAAGCAGGTTCGCGACATTATCGGCTTTCTCTATTGA
- a CDS encoding universal stress protein has product MVSKRLSRLEGHRRKFMAVIDGTPECQRAVHYAGRRAKNSNGGLVLLYVIPEGDFQQWLGVEEIMRAEAREEAEAATAKAAQTVRENIGIDAEIVIREGAAAEQINAVIEEDRDIALLVLAAGSAKEGPGPLVSSIAGRAAAFPIPVTVLPDTLSNEEIDALS; this is encoded by the coding sequence ATGGTTTCAAAACGTCTCTCACGGCTCGAAGGCCATCGCCGCAAGTTCATGGCGGTCATCGACGGCACGCCTGAATGCCAGCGCGCCGTCCATTATGCCGGCCGGCGCGCCAAGAATTCCAATGGCGGTCTCGTGCTGCTGTACGTGATTCCTGAGGGCGACTTCCAGCAATGGCTGGGGGTCGAGGAGATCATGCGGGCGGAAGCGCGCGAGGAGGCCGAGGCAGCAACCGCAAAGGCTGCGCAGACCGTGCGCGAAAACATCGGCATCGACGCGGAAATCGTCATCCGCGAGGGTGCTGCCGCCGAGCAGATCAATGCGGTGATTGAAGAGGATCGAGATATCGCTCTTCTCGTGCTTGCCGCCGGTTCCGCCAAGGAAGGCCCAGGTCCGCTCGTCTCGTCGATCGCCGGTCGTGCCGCTGCTTTCCCGATCCCGGTGACGGTGCTCCCGGATACGCTGAGCAATGAGGAAATCGACGCGCTGAGTTGA
- a CDS encoding NifU family protein: MFIQTEATPNPATLKFLPGKVVMENGTAEFRSGEEAEASPLAARLFEIPGVIGVYFGYDFISVSKENQEWQHLKPAILGSIMEHFMSGKPVMGSASVLSEVQDAGGEFFDEGDEAIVLTIKELLDTRVRPAVAQDGGDITFRGFRDGKVYLNMKGSCSGCPSSTATLKHGVQNLLRHFVPEVQEVEAV; encoded by the coding sequence ATGTTCATTCAGACCGAAGCGACGCCGAACCCCGCGACCCTCAAGTTTCTGCCGGGCAAAGTGGTGATGGAAAACGGCACGGCCGAATTCCGCAGCGGCGAGGAAGCCGAAGCTTCGCCGCTCGCTGCCCGCCTCTTCGAAATCCCGGGCGTGATCGGCGTTTACTTCGGTTATGACTTCATTTCCGTCTCCAAGGAAAATCAGGAATGGCAGCATCTGAAGCCCGCCATCCTCGGTTCGATCATGGAGCATTTCATGTCCGGCAAGCCGGTCATGGGCTCGGCATCCGTTCTGTCCGAAGTGCAGGATGCCGGCGGCGAATTCTTCGACGAAGGTGACGAGGCGATCGTGCTGACCATCAAGGAACTGCTTGATACCCGCGTTCGTCCCGCCGTTGCCCAGGATGGCGGCGACATCACGTTCCGTGGCTTCCGCGACGGCAAGGTCTACCTCAACATGAAGGGCTCGTGCTCGGGCTGCCCGTCTTCCACGGCAACGCTAAAGCATGGCGTGCAGAACCTGCTGCGCCATTTCGTCCCGGAAGTGCAGGAAGTCGAAGCCGTCTAA
- the tsaB gene encoding tRNA (adenosine(37)-N6)-threonylcarbamoyltransferase complex dimerization subunit type 1 TsaB: MIVLALDTAGVDCAAAVYDSGSDSVMGEVTETIGRGHAEHLMHVVDGALAKAGVALSAIERVVVTVGPGSFTGIRIGVAAARGFALSLNVPAVGVTTLEVMAATARAQNPGKSVLAAIDAKREEIYLQSFAADGNPLDETRAVTIDEARAIAGAFDGIVTGTAVARLSDAPPAERPDAFPIAIVARLGAGKPAGEKPKPLYLRGPDARPQAGYAVARQ, translated from the coding sequence ATGATCGTACTGGCGCTCGACACGGCAGGTGTGGATTGCGCTGCCGCTGTGTATGATAGCGGCAGTGATTCTGTGATGGGGGAGGTCACGGAAACGATCGGACGGGGGCATGCTGAGCATCTGATGCACGTTGTCGACGGAGCGCTGGCGAAAGCCGGTGTGGCGCTTTCCGCCATTGAGCGTGTCGTCGTGACCGTCGGGCCTGGTTCCTTCACCGGCATCCGCATCGGCGTTGCAGCCGCACGCGGTTTCGCACTTTCCCTCAATGTTCCAGCGGTTGGTGTCACGACCCTCGAGGTCATGGCCGCGACCGCCAGAGCGCAGAATCCGGGCAAGTCGGTTCTGGCTGCCATCGATGCCAAGCGCGAGGAGATCTATCTCCAGAGCTTCGCTGCCGATGGCAACCCGCTGGACGAGACTCGGGCCGTGACGATCGACGAAGCGCGGGCAATCGCCGGTGCCTTCGATGGCATCGTTACCGGAACGGCCGTCGCCCGGTTGAGCGACGCGCCGCCTGCGGAGCGGCCAGACGCATTTCCGATTGCCATCGTCGCCCGGCTGGGCGCTGGCAAGCCTGCCGGCGAAAAGCCGAAGCCGCTTTATCTTCGCGGACCCGATGCCAGACCGCAGGCCGGATACGCAGTTGCCAGGCAATAG